One genomic window of Glycine soja cultivar W05 chromosome 9, ASM419377v2, whole genome shotgun sequence includes the following:
- the LOC114367989 gene encoding UDP-glycosyltransferase 43-like produces the protein MILYVYIYMSIIHLNNSKLLGHLIMTRFEVVFIATPALGNLVPIVEFADLLTKHNPQLSATVLTVTTPQRPLISTYVQSRASSATNLKLLHLPTVDPPTPDQYQSFIAFVSLHIQNHKHQVKNALLNLKKNESNSFDSVRLVALFVDMFSTTLIDVAAELAVPCYLFFASPASFLGFTLHLDQVDPVESESELAVPSFENPLPRSVLPNLVLDANDAFSWVAYHARRYRETKGIFVNTVQELEPHALQSLYNDSELPRVYPIGPVLDLVGSNQWDPNPAQYKRIMEWLDQQPVSSVVFVCFGSMGSLKANQVEEIATGLEMANVRFLWALREPPKAQLEDPRDYTNPKDVLPDGFLERTAEMGLVCGWVPQAVVLAHKAVGGFVSHCGWNSILESLWHGVPIATWPVYAEQQMNAFQMVRELGLAVEIRVDYRVGGDLVRAEEVLNGVRSLMKGADEIQKKVKEMSDICRSALMENRSSYNNLVFLIQQLTS, from the coding sequence ATGATACTAtatgtatacatatatatgtccATCATTCATCTCAATAATTCAAAGCTCCTTGGTCATCTTATCATGACTAGATTTGAAGTGGTTTTCATCGCTACCCCAGCCCTCGGCAACCTTGTTCCAATTGTGGAATTCGCGGATCTCCTAACCAAACACAACCCTCAATTATCTGCAACCGTTCTCACTGTCACCACGCCGCAACGACCCCTCATAAGCACCTACGTCCAATCCCGCGCCTCCTCAGCCACTAATCTCAAACTCCTCCACCTCCCTACAGTGGACCCACCCACACCCGACCAGTACCAATCCTTCATCGCCTTCGTCTCCCTCCACATCCAAAATCACAAACACCAGGTCAAGAACGCGCTCCTCAACCTCAAAAAAAACGAGTCAAACTCGTTTGACTCGGTTCGACTCGTCGCTCTCTTCGTCGACATGTTCTCCACCACGCTCATCGACGTCGCCGCCGAGCTCGCCGTCCCGTGCTACCTCTTCTTCGCGTCACCGGCGAGCTTCCTCGGCTTCACGCTCCACCTCGACCAAGTCGACCCGGTCGAGTCGGAATCCGAGTTGGCGGTTCCGAGTTTTGAAAACCCCTTGCCACGGTCCGTTTTGCCCAACCTCGTGTTGGACGCGAACGACGCGTTTTCTTGGGTGGCATACCACGCGAGAAGGTACAGGGAAACAAAGGGCATCTTCGTGAATACGGTTCAAGAGCTTGAACCTCACGCGCTTCAGTCACTCTACAACGATTCGGAATTGCCACGCGTTTATCCAATTGGGCCGGTTCTTGACCTTGTTGGATCGAACCAATGGGATCCGAACCCGGCCCAATACAAGCGAATTATGGAGTGGCTTGATCAGCAGCCTGTGTCTTCAGTGGTTTTTGTCTGCTTCGGGAGCATGGGAAGCTTAAAGGCAAACCAGGTGGAGGAGATTGCAACTGGGCTTGAAATGGCTAATGTTAGATTCTTGTGGGCTTTGCGGGAGCCTCCGAAGGCCCAATTGGAAGACCCGAGAGATTACACAAACCCCAAGGACGTGCTACCAGATGGATTTCTTGAACGAACGGCTGAGATGGGTTTGGTGTGTGGGTGGGTCCCACAAGCGGTGGTGTTGGCCCACAAGGCCGTAGGGGGTTTCGTGTCGCATTGTGGTTGGAACTCGATATTAGAGAGCTTGTGGCATGGTGTACCGATTGCCACGTGGCCGGTGTACGCTGAGCAACAAATGAACGCGTTTCAAATGGTTAGGGAATTGGGATTAGCGGTGGAGATTAGGGTAGATTATAGGGTGGGTGGGGATCTGGTGCGGGCAGAAGAAGTGCTGAATGGCGTGAGGTCGCTGATGAAGGGTGCTGATGAGAtccaaaaaaaggtgaaagagaTGAGTGACATCTGTAGAAGCGCATTGATGGAGAACAGGTCATCTTACAATAACCTAGTGTTCCTAATTCAACAGTTGACAAGTTGA